TGTAGATATCTTTTACGCCCACCGTTATGACGATACAACGCCTATTGAAGAGACCGTCAGGGCTTTAGATGACATCGTAAAATCTGGTAAAGCACTATACGTAGGCGTATCTAATTTTGAAGTTCCAGAAATGAAACAGGCTATTAAAATGTTTAAAGAATTAGGTACTCCATTTGTTTTAGACCAAATGAGTATGAACATTTTGAATCATCATGTTGAAGATAGTGGACTGATCACGGTCTTAAAGGATGCCGGTGCTGGCGCCATTGCCTATGGTCCTTTAGCTGAAGGTCTATTATCAGACAGGTATCTCAAGGGTATTCCTGAAAGCTTTAAGATCCACCCTACCAATGAAGAACTCTTCAAAAATGGTAAAGAAAGTTTAGTTAAAAAATTAAATCAACTCAATGATATTGCTCAAAATCGTAACCAAACGCTCAGCCAATTAGCACTAGCTTGGTTGTTAAGAGACCCTGTGGTCGCAAGTGTCATTATTGGAACGACTAACACTGAACACTTAGATGATAATCTTAAGGCACTAGATAAACTTGATTTTAGTGACGATGAAGTTACCGCTATAACGAACCTACTCAAGTAAAATAGACTCAAGTTTCTGGGATGTTTATCAAATCCAAAAACTTGAGTCTTTTTTTATTTATCCAATTGAATAATTCGATCAAACATAGATTTCTCTTGCTCTGAAATCTTATGTGCAACTTCGATAACAGCAATCTGCGGATTCCTTAAAAGTGTATTGTGAACTTCTAATGATAACGTTGGATCTAAAGCACTGGTTGCTTCATCGGCTAAAAGAATTGGTCGATTCGAGAGTAAGGCCCGCGCAATTTCTATTCTTTGAATCTGTCCACCAGAAAGGTTAGATCCATTCTCGCCAACTTGATAATTCAAACCTTTTTCTTGAATCAAATTAGTCAATCCTGCTTCTCCAGCTACTTGTTCTAATACTGAATCAGTTGCTTTTCTACCTAAAGTGATATTGAATTTCAAAGTATCATCAAAGATAAATGGTTTCTGATTCACATAACTAAAGCTGTCATGAGCTTTTTGCCAATCACCTGTCACATTATTTTGATCAATGTAAATTTTTCCATCATCGGGTCGCAATTTTCCCAACAACAATTTTAGAAGTGTTGTCTTGCCCCAACCACTAGGAGCCATCAATAGAACCTTCTCATTTGGTTTAACTGAAAGTTCCAAATTTGAAAATAAAGTCTTGTCTTTAATTTTATAACTCAAATTATCAACATCTAACCCAGTGAAATTAGTATTGTTAGTAACAGTTGGTTGCACTTTAATATCCCTTCTGTTTATTTATTCTCTTATTTTAGATTACTTTCTTCCCAATTGGATGATCTTTACCCTTTTGGTTGCTATGTATTTCTTACTTAACAAAGGACACTCGATAAATTACCAATTAATAAATTCAATTGTTTTAGGGGCCATATTAGAACTTTCATTATCAATAGTTAGTTCATCAGTAATAGTATACTTGAATAAAAAATTTGCTATAGATGATTTGCCATTTGTTTTAATAGACTTAATAATTTGTTCTTTATTAGCAATGCTATTTATATTACTTTACAGAAATTTTCACCTCAATACTTTTATGAAAAAGCAAAATTCATTCCATTTTAGTCTTTTATTATCGTATTTATATATATCATTATTTTTATTTATGAGTTTAATCCAATATTTCAGGGCATATAAAAAGCTGATAGTTGGTATAATACTTTTTTTAATAATACAAACTATATTAACTCTTTTATATTCGTTATCTGAGATAAAAAAGCAAAAAGAGAGTTTGGAAAAAGAATTACTGATTAAACAAATTGACAATCTGAAATCATATACCAATCAATTAGATGCTGATCAGAAGAATATGCATAAATTTAAACATGATTATAAGAATATAATTCTAAGCCTTGAGGAATTAGCCCAATCTGAAAATAATAGTAAGTTAAAAAAATCACTGAATGAATTAACATCTTATTCAAATAATTATTTTGAAAATACATCTATGAATTTTTATAAAGATCTAGAATATGTCGCTAATCCTTACATAAAGAGTTTATTGATCAGCAAGTTCAAAACAATGAAAACACTTGATATTAATTACAGTTTTGAATGTAAATCAAAAATTAAAGATATTAATATGAATACATTCGATTTTATAAGATTATTGGGTATTTCAATCGATAACGCTATAGAAGAGGTTGAAAATAATCCAAATGGTAGTATTGGAATAGCAATAATTAACGATGATAAAAACATTTCTTTTTCTATTAAGAATTCCCTTGTTCACTCTAAATTACCTACTATTCAAAATATGCGTAAAGAAGGTTTTTCTACCAAAAAAAGTCATTCTGGACTTGGTATGGTAAATATTCAAAATATAAGTAAAAAGTATCCCAATTTATTTATTAACTATCATAAGGACAAAGGGGTATTCTATGTTCAAATTGTCCTTACTAAAGAGTAGGAGATTATTATGAGTTATCCAATAGTTGTATGTGAGGACAACGCCACCCAACTTAAAAATATCAAAGTAATACTAGAAAGCTATCTTATGTTTCACGATGATCCATTAAAACTAGTGTTAGTCGCTCAAAGCCCCGACCAAGTGTTTGAGTACTTATCGAAAAAACCTTTATCCAGAGGAATTTACTTTCTTGACATCGATTTAGGTACAAATATAAATGGCATTGATCTGGCCAAACAGATAAGAAAAATAGATGTCCAAGCAAACATCATTTTCACTACAACTCATGATGAAATGGCACCAATTACCCTTAAAAATAAGGTTGGGGCTATAGACTTCATCGAAAAAGATCAAAGTATTGAAGATTATCGAGATAATTTATATGATGCTTTAAAGTATGCCGAAACTATAACAGATAAAACCATGAAAAAAGAGAATGTTAATTTTTCCTTTGAGATTGGTAACCAAATATATAATTTTGACAAATCAGAAGTTGTTCTCATTGAAACATCAGCCGTTCCTCATCGATTAACATTAGAAACAATCAATGGTAACTATGAATTTTACGATAAAATAAATGGTTTAGAAAAAGAATATTCTTTTCTTCTGAAACTCAGTAGATCCTGCCTAATAAATCCTAATAATATAAGGAATGCTAACTTTACCACTAGAATCATTACATTTAAAAATGGCTCAACAAAAAAATTTCCAATAGGTAAATCGAGAAAATTTAAATTTGAGATTAAAAAAGCTCTTAAACATTAGAAATATCTCCAAATGTGCAATTCTTGATTCATAGTGATTCAAATAAGAATCGCCAAATAATTGTAAATCAGGCTAATCCAATTTCAAAATTCATGTTTCTAATATCTATGTCTGATAGATAATTGAATGATACCTAGACTTCAAGTTATCAAAAATCAATTAACTTCACTCAAAGATAGTTCTTTAACTTTTATTTAAAAATGATTTCAACTAATTCTGATATAAATTTGACGATGTCTTTATTTTTATACTAGACAACTTTTTTCTTGTCTCTGTAATACAAAATTGAGTAACTAATACCAAACACGTCAATACTGAATTGAGAATTTATTTCACTACCGTGACTAGTATCCTCTACAAAGAGTATTCGATTTGAAACCCTAGTTTGAGTTAAAGCCTCACAATTATTGATAAACGAGCTTATTTCTCATCCTAAAGTGATTTTAATTCATTAAATTGTATTAACGATATGTTGCCATTTAATTAATGGTTAAATTCCCATGTATAATAAAAAGTGTTAATTTACAAACAGATATCCAAATACCAATAAAATAATAATGAATCAATACAATATCAAAAGAAGGAGAACATAACCAACATGCGTGAAGACCTTTCCAATATGATAAAGATAGCTTATCAACGAGTAACAGATTCAAAATATATCGAAACCAGAAAAGAATTATTACGTCTTTATAAGAAGTTAAATGGTGGCGAAGACCCCATCAAAATAATGCTTGAGCTGAGAAAAGCATTACTACAATCTGATTCATCATTGAATTTAAAAAATCGTATTTCCGGGTTACCAATTGAATACAGTAACCTGTTTCATTTTATAGATCCACGATTAAAAAAGATTGATGTAAAAACATTAAATAGATACTCCCGATATGGATTCATACCCTTAAAATTTGGAAGTACTATTAAATATCCTTAATGGAGAATCGATTTTTACCAATGCTGAATATATCAAACAAATATGATGAACATTTAGGACCTCACTGTGAATAATAATACTTGATATATTAGTACTTTCGCAGGTTCGAGATGCGACTTGGGAATTGTTAGACGGACTACAGGAAAGAACTACTACTTCTAAACCCAGACACCATGGCTAAATATTTTACATGATATTCAACAGAAATAAAAAAGTGCCCTTAAAATCATTAGATGAAATTAATCTAATAACTTTAAGAGCACTTTTTGAATGTCAATATTTATCGACGAGGCATCTTTTCAAACAATCCATAGAATTGTGATTTATCATTAAAGTTTGCTCGATTTCTACCATTGAGTCCTGATCTCTTTGAGAGGTCACCCAATTCAATCAAAAGGTTATCTTCTTCCCTAGAAAAATGAACTCGACCGAAAGCTTCCATATATATGTAATTTACCAATCTGCTCAACCAAACTTCGGGATTATCAACTATGTCCACACCCAACTGGGACTAAAGACATAATAAAAAGGCCTAACGCTATTTGCACAGTATCAGGACTTACGCATATTTATTTAAAAAGGTTACTCACTTCTGAGGATTTTCTATATGATACATTACACTGAATATTATTATCTAAATACAATATCCTCCTATGAAGATCATATGACACTACCCTATCCTTATTAATTAAATAGCTCTTATCTACTCTTAATAAGTTACTATACTTAGACTCCAATAAATTCAAATTTCCTGGAAAAGAAGTGCTACGACTGTCAGCCTCTAAACTTACTTTACCTGGAAATTGTTTCTTAGTATATAGCAAAACTACTTCTTTCATAGGAACGGAAAAATATTTAGATCCAATCTTATATCCAAAAATTTTTTCTTTCTGATAAAGTGAATTCACATAATAATTTTTTGCCAATTCAATATCTTGTATAATACGTTTCTTTACAAAATCCAATTTATTATCTTTCAAAATATAATCCATCGGTGATATTTTTCTTTCTAATGTTAAAAAAGAAAGTTCTTCATGAGTCGTTAAAAAAACTATTTTTGCATCTTGCATACTTTTCCTAACATTTTCCGCAATTTTTAATCCAGCCTTAACATCATCCCCAATTTCCATATCTAAAAAAAATAATCCGTACTGTTGTTTCACGAACATCTGCTTAAACGTCTCAACACTATTAGCTTCAATTAATTTAATAGAATAATCATTAATCATAATAATATTATTAATGATGTTTTTATAGTATTCTCTTTGACCATCGTTATCTTCAAATAAGTATATCGAAAACATTTTAACTACACTTCCAATACAATTAAAGTAATTCTTAAGAATTTACCTTTTATTTCTGTATCTAAAAAAAGATTAGAATTTTTATTTATAATTTCGGAAACATTAGTTAGACCAATTCCTCGATTCTTTCCCTTTGTTGAATATTCTTTTTTAAATATATTCCTTACATCTATAAAATGATTGATTGGATTCTCTACCGAAACCTCAATAGTATCTTGATTTTTTATAAAGGCAACTCTAACTTCCCTCTTATCACCACTGGCAGCTTCTTCAATGCTATTATCCAAAAGAATTCCAACAACCCTTATAATTTCCAACAAGTTTTTAGTAAACTTTATACAATCATCTACTATTTCTATATTTATTTTAATATTATTGGATCTTGCTTTAAAAAATTTTTGAATAATCAATCCTCTTATAGGCTCGTTTGCAATTTTTTTTAATTCCAAAATGGTCTTTCCATCTAAATCCGCAACAAATCCCTTTTGCTGAACAAGCTCTTTATAAATATCCTCATAATCTTTATTCATATTTTTTTTAGAATCGGCACTTATAGAAAGCACTATATTTTTAAAATCATGTTTAAATTTTCTCAAATCATCATATTGCTCTTGAATATTAGTAAGATATTCACGCATCTGTCTATTCTGTTCAATATCATTAATAGTTTTTTGCCTAATGGAAACCGACTGCACTAGTTCAACCATCTGCCAACACAAAAGAAATGCAAAAAACATAAAAGAAAACAATATTGTCACATTCATTAAATAAGTAATTTCTTGAATATTACCAACGAAAAGTATAATTTCAAAAGATAAAAAAATGGATATTAACATTAGAAAGAACCTATTATTTAATTTTAAAGATAATATCTTTTCTTCAATTTCATTTATTTTTGCATAATTTTCTCTTATCAATTTAACAATTATTAAAACAAATATAATATTAACAAACACAGATAAAATGCTTCTAAAACTATGACTAACGAAGAAAGAACTAATATTAAATAATTTTGATAGGATTAAATAAATCAAATTCGTAAAGACTTCACATAATAAAGACAACATCATTTGAATAACGACAGAAAATATAAGTAAATTTATTTGTCCTTTATCAAAATTTATCTTTTTTTGTTTAATTGAATCCCACATAATAAAAAACATTAAAAATAAAATATAACTATAATCTTCAAATAGCAGGCTTATTAGCCCCCAAAATAACGAATATATAACATATCTATTCATTAGATATATATTATTTTCAGAGATTAACTGTTGATACAGTAAAAAACATAAAAAAATAAATATTGAATCAACAACATACTCGACTGGTATCGGTAACGTAATCATTTTAAATTATTTCTTAATCCATTTATTGATAATGCTTTAAACATATAATTCTTCCTCCTGTTAAAAATAAACATTATAAATATACTACGTTAAATTTAATATATCAATTTTAATTATAAATGCACAAAACCTATGATGTTCATCAAATTTCTTAATAAATCGTTATGCCAATGTCCTCCAATTATTGATAAAAATTGCCGATTCTCAATATCATTAAACATATTCAAATTCCTACTAACTTGATTATCCATTGATAATATTCTCGATTCGTTTTCACTTTTTTAATTAAAAATTAACGTTAAAAGTTTAAAAACTATCAATACTAAGGCTGCAATTCTATGCTTGTTATCTAATTTACTATATGGTGTGAATTGTATTTTTTTCATATTAAGAATTAATACCTAGTCCCCCTGCTTTGTTTCTTACCTCTTCCGCCAATTACCTTACTTAATTGAGAATCGTTGATAGCTATAAATTTAATATTCTTCATAATAATGCTTCCAATCTATATTTTTTTATTGCAATACTCTTAGCACAACTTCATTATAAGAACCTATAGAAAAATTGATTCAAAAAAATATTAACGTTAGATTTTTCATATTATCGAAAAGTATAAATGATTAAAATAAATAGAAAAGGGAAATACAACACTAGCAACTCCTAAAAAGAATATCAACTTAAAATAAATTCATAAAAAAAATACTCTTAAAGCTATCAGATTTGTGTCTGATATCTTTAAGAGCATTTTTTAGTTTGATTCAACGACGAGGCATTCTTTCAAACAAACTATAAAATTGAGACTTGTCATTAAAGTTTGCTCGATTTCTACCATTGAGTCCTGATCTCTTTGAGAGGTCACCCAATTCAATCAAAAGGTTATCTTCTTCCCTAGAAAAATGAACTCGACCGAAAGCTTCCATATATATGTAATTTACCAGTCTGCTTAACCAAGCTTCAGGATTATCAACTATGTCCAACTTCATATAAACCTGACTTAAAACATCTGTAATATTCAATAAATATGGTGATTGATCTGGATGTGCATGTAAAGCGTCGTATAACTCGTGAATAACTTTCTTCGTTGTTTTTATATCTAGCACAGACATCTCTCCTTTTGTGTGAGTTTAGTTAGCGAACCAAGTAAGTATCGACATAAATCCTTTATATTTGTTAGCATCATTTTGCAAAAAATTTGATAGCTCAACAATTGATTTGGGTGCTTTTAAACCATGCGTAAATGTATAAGTACTAATTGCGCTCTCCAATTTAGTTGCCACTATATTTTCAGCATCGCCTTTATTCAATTTGAATTGTGCATTACGCAAAATTTTAGTTAATTCCCCATTGTTTTGTACGTTCTCATCGTTCAATGATGAAGTTATTAGATCGTTTAATTTTGCTTCCCGATTTTTTACCATTTTTATCCCCCAATACTTAACTTAAATAACTATTATTAAAACCTATATATCCTAGATTAGTACCAATAGGTTTCAATTTAATCAAAGCCGAATTAATTACATCGTAAAAGTGAGAAGCACTGGGCGTTAGTCCCTTATTCTTTAAGTCTAATTGTTGAAAACTTACAATTATTTGGTTGAGGACAGCCACAGTATATCTACCTTTTTCCAAATCAGTTTTAGCCATGAGTCCAACCCTACGTTCATCATCAGAAATACTAGGATTCAAGACAAAGTCATAAAGTTTGCTCAATAAAATCTGCTCTTCTCTCTTATCTCCCTTAAACATAATTAATCCCACTTTCATAGTTATTTTATATAATAATTGTAACCTAGTTTTCAATTCCTTTGTGAAAATATTCCTGAATCACCGTATTTAACATCTGCTATTTGATTAATGATAAAATAAAAATAAAAGGTGGTGACAAAGCAAATGAGTAAACTAACTTGGTTTGCTGGTGGCAAAGATCGTGGTAATGAAGCAATTTCTATCATCGATGACTTACTTAATAATTTAAACAGTCAACTTTTACAAGAGGTACTAATCGAATTCAAAGATGAACTAGAAAAAAGAGAATCAGCTGTTCCCTACATCTTAAGTCGAATGAATGTATCAATTTCTAACGCACTTCATAAAAACAAAGTTTCATTAACAGAAGAACAACAATCTAAATTACAACAATTAACTCAATTATCAAATATAAGATACGGCTATTGAAAGTAAAATCGACATAAGTAAAAAAGGCTTGAGAATTTTCCTTCTCAAACCTTTTTTACTTATATTTGTCCAACTTCAACTGAGACTTCATTGGATAATTTCTTATCTAAGAATTTTTGAATATCTTTATATGACGCATTAAAATTCATTTCTACTTGTTGTGGTCGTTTGGTATTAAAAATCACCGCCACTTTGGGTTTACTGCCCTGCAACTCGATTGGTATCAAGGTCACATGGATAATCTGTGA
This sequence is a window from Companilactobacillus alimentarius DSM 20249. Protein-coding genes within it:
- a CDS encoding aldo/keto reductase, which codes for MYKASDNRYQGNHIRHAGKTGLMLPPISLGLWHHFSSADPLSERKKVILHAFDKGVFHFDVANHYGDGTKNGLGSSETLLGQILNTDLKSYRDELVISTKAGYEIHDGPFGVGTSRKSLLQDIDGSLTRLQLDYVDIFYAHRYDDTTPIEETVRALDDIVKSGKALYVGVSNFEVPEMKQAIKMFKELGTPFVLDQMSMNILNHHVEDSGLITVLKDAGAGAIAYGPLAEGLLSDRYLKGIPESFKIHPTNEELFKNGKESLVKKLNQLNDIAQNRNQTLSQLALAWLLRDPVVASVIIGTTNTEHLDDNLKALDKLDFSDDEVTAITNLLK
- a CDS encoding bacteriocin immunity protein codes for the protein MSVLDIKTTKKVIHELYDALHAHPDQSPYLLNITDVLSQVYMKLDIVDNPEAWLSRLVNYIYMEAFGRVHFSREEDNLLIELGDLSKRSGLNGRNRANFNDKSQFYSLFERMPRR
- a CDS encoding bacteriocin immunity protein gives rise to the protein MFKGDKREEQILLSKLYDFVLNPSISDDERRVGLMAKTDLEKGRYTVAVLNQIIVSFQQLDLKNKGLTPSASHFYDVINSALIKLKPIGTNLGYIGFNNSYLS
- a CDS encoding sensor histidine kinase, translated to MYFLLNKGHSINYQLINSIVLGAILELSLSIVSSSVIVYLNKKFAIDDLPFVLIDLIICSLLAMLFILLYRNFHLNTFMKKQNSFHFSLLLSYLYISLFLFMSLIQYFRAYKKLIVGIILFLIIQTILTLLYSLSEIKKQKESLEKELLIKQIDNLKSYTNQLDADQKNMHKFKHDYKNIILSLEELAQSENNSKLKKSLNELTSYSNNYFENTSMNFYKDLEYVANPYIKSLLISKFKTMKTLDINYSFECKSKIKDINMNTFDFIRLLGISIDNAIEEVENNPNGSIGIAIINDDKNISFSIKNSLVHSKLPTIQNMRKEGFSTKKSHSGLGMVNIQNISKKYPNLFINYHKDKGVFYVQIVLTKE
- a CDS encoding response regulator, producing the protein MSYPIVVCEDNATQLKNIKVILESYLMFHDDPLKLVLVAQSPDQVFEYLSKKPLSRGIYFLDIDLGTNINGIDLAKQIRKIDVQANIIFTTTHDEMAPITLKNKVGAIDFIEKDQSIEDYRDNLYDALKYAETITDKTMKKENVNFSFEIGNQIYNFDKSEVVLIETSAVPHRLTLETINGNYEFYDKINGLEKEYSFLLKLSRSCLINPNNIRNANFTTRIITFKNGSTKKFPIGKSRKFKFEIKKALKH
- a CDS encoding response regulator transcription factor, coding for MFSIYLFEDNDGQREYYKNIINNIIMINDYSIKLIEANSVETFKQMFVKQQYGLFFLDMEIGDDVKAGLKIAENVRKSMQDAKIVFLTTHEELSFLTLERKISPMDYILKDNKLDFVKKRIIQDIELAKNYYVNSLYQKEKIFGYKIGSKYFSVPMKEVVLLYTKKQFPGKVSLEADSRSTSFPGNLNLLESKYSNLLRVDKSYLINKDRVVSYDLHRRILYLDNNIQCNVSYRKSSEVSNLFK
- a CDS encoding sensor histidine kinase, with translation MITLPIPVEYVVDSIFIFLCFLLYQQLISENNIYLMNRYVIYSLFWGLISLLFEDYSYILFLMFFIMWDSIKQKKINFDKGQINLLIFSVVIQMMLSLLCEVFTNLIYLILSKLFNISSFFVSHSFRSILSVFVNIIFVLIIVKLIRENYAKINEIEEKILSLKLNNRFFLMLISIFLSFEIILFVGNIQEITYLMNVTILFSFMFFAFLLCWQMVELVQSVSIRQKTINDIEQNRQMREYLTNIQEQYDDLRKFKHDFKNIVLSISADSKKNMNKDYEDIYKELVQQKGFVADLDGKTILELKKIANEPIRGLIIQKFFKARSNNIKINIEIVDDCIKFTKNLLEIIRVVGILLDNSIEEAASGDKREVRVAFIKNQDTIEVSVENPINHFIDVRNIFKKEYSTKGKNRGIGLTNVSEIINKNSNLFLDTEIKGKFLRITLIVLEV
- a CDS encoding bacteriocin immunity protein; protein product: MSKLTWFAGGKDRGNEAISIIDDLLNNLNSQLLQEVLIEFKDELEKRESAVPYILSRMNVSISNALHKNKVSLTEEQQSKLQQLTQLSNIRYGY
- a CDS encoding bacteriocin immunity protein, with the translated sequence MVKNREAKLNDLITSSLNDENVQNNGELTKILRNAQFKLNKGDAENIVATKLESAISTYTFTHGLKAPKSIVELSNFLQNDANKYKGFMSILTWFAN